A single genomic interval of uncultured Sphaerochaeta sp. harbors:
- a CDS encoding GNAT family N-acetyltransferase — MPARERSLHNFQKNLLLPLVGVVIMLVGIFMNVFPELGRYPIDIFAATINAVLLFYTIYKYKLINYSRLGLSIIYSTLLAIAASVIYYAIISFIKLFNSEFAPGNIFQLSFILGVATVLIIHPLRNIIAYWVDNVLIPKRHPYQTTIRNLSKRLTTIVNLHQLGKEVVENLRSGLKADWVIFIARRLDDESRFFLVANNNCPTERAVGQDILFSFPANIEQKLSVCRQENFSSVISVNPDEERLSVSDFLPVSDVMIPLVFRHQIAGYILIGYGQSNVLISEIEREALEILASQSSLSLENALSFEKLRIQGDELIMSKNKLEAIFNGIASPVCLIDIDYTIQEVNTAAVSFVGQKRERLIGSKCYRALFGRSRPCPFCQGLECLHTGVMHETEAEERERIFSFQFHSVRSADKSKSVFIEILNDITEQKHMQEELVRTEKMAGIGTLATGIAHELNNPLAGIVGTAEIMLDELEESNPHYEYVNDILSYSKTASDVIKELSIYSRREEVKETQEVELIRVLEFSLRLAQRGIDSQNIEIKRNYHALPFIQANEGELQQLFLNLIVNAFQAMDGKGTLTLSCVEQDDFVQVKIGDTGCGIAEKHMSQIFTPFFTTKAPGKGTGLGLANCYSIVDKMRGRIRVRSEVRKGSEFTTIFPLNEESKEVIKFSLVEDHHGMNDVFFIQRKVLVGEKGYIEESIHRKVDEKAMHILAFKGLQPVGTVSLMTSEHFWPLPISKYFDIEPVLKTKKCAEIIRLAVLPEMRNTSASIGLIILVFLLARAVGIEELIIDVFADDTKTKKLYKKFGFVEVGSYNSPSEVTVLVLQSKSTLEKDRSQLRHFVRPLFQRLRTMFDLGPYNQAVHQEMDRILSADAEEEAEEQIG, encoded by the coding sequence TTGCCAGCAAGAGAACGGAGTCTCCATAACTTCCAGAAGAATCTTCTGCTTCCCTTGGTTGGTGTGGTGATCATGCTGGTGGGTATTTTCATGAACGTCTTTCCCGAGCTCGGTCGGTACCCGATTGATATCTTCGCAGCAACCATCAATGCAGTCCTGCTTTTTTACACCATCTATAAATACAAGTTGATCAACTACTCGCGCCTTGGCCTGTCCATTATTTACTCAACCCTGCTTGCCATAGCTGCTTCGGTCATCTATTACGCAATTATCAGTTTCATCAAGCTGTTCAACAGTGAATTCGCTCCAGGGAATATCTTCCAGCTCTCTTTCATTCTTGGTGTTGCCACAGTCCTTATCATCCATCCGCTGAGAAACATCATAGCGTACTGGGTGGATAATGTGCTTATCCCAAAGCGACATCCCTACCAGACCACCATCAGGAACCTCAGTAAACGACTCACCACCATCGTCAATCTGCACCAACTGGGCAAGGAAGTGGTGGAAAACCTCCGCTCTGGGCTGAAAGCTGATTGGGTCATCTTTATCGCACGGCGTCTTGATGATGAGAGTCGATTCTTCCTCGTTGCAAACAACAACTGCCCAACTGAGAGGGCTGTTGGACAGGATATTCTCTTCTCCTTTCCTGCAAACATCGAACAGAAACTCAGCGTCTGTAGACAGGAGAATTTCTCATCAGTCATCAGTGTGAACCCAGATGAGGAGCGCCTCTCTGTCAGTGATTTCCTACCGGTCAGTGATGTCATGATTCCTCTAGTGTTTCGCCACCAGATAGCAGGCTATATCCTTATTGGGTACGGACAGTCGAATGTCCTGATCAGTGAGATAGAACGTGAAGCCTTGGAAATTCTTGCTTCCCAGAGTAGCCTCTCCCTGGAGAATGCACTCTCATTCGAGAAACTCAGGATCCAGGGCGATGAACTGATAATGAGCAAGAACAAGCTTGAGGCTATCTTCAATGGGATTGCCTCTCCCGTTTGCTTGATCGATATCGACTATACCATCCAGGAAGTGAACACCGCGGCAGTAAGCTTTGTCGGACAGAAGCGTGAGCGCCTGATAGGGAGCAAGTGTTACAGGGCCTTGTTTGGGCGTAGCCGACCTTGCCCGTTCTGCCAGGGGTTGGAATGCTTGCATACCGGGGTGATGCATGAGACAGAGGCTGAGGAGCGGGAACGAATTTTCTCCTTCCAATTCCACTCTGTCCGTTCAGCAGATAAATCAAAGAGTGTATTCATTGAGATCCTCAATGACATCACCGAACAGAAACACATGCAGGAGGAGCTGGTCCGTACCGAAAAAATGGCCGGGATCGGTACACTGGCAACTGGAATCGCCCATGAGTTGAACAATCCTCTTGCAGGGATTGTGGGAACCGCGGAGATTATGCTGGATGAATTGGAGGAGAGTAATCCTCACTATGAGTACGTGAATGATATTCTCAGCTACTCCAAGACTGCCAGTGATGTTATCAAGGAGCTCTCCATTTATAGCAGAAGGGAGGAAGTGAAAGAGACCCAGGAGGTGGAACTGATCAGGGTCCTGGAGTTCTCCCTCCGGCTTGCTCAACGCGGTATCGATTCACAGAATATCGAAATCAAGCGCAACTACCACGCCCTTCCCTTTATTCAGGCAAATGAGGGGGAGTTGCAACAGCTTTTCCTCAACCTTATCGTCAACGCCTTCCAGGCTATGGATGGCAAGGGAACCTTGACGCTCAGTTGCGTTGAACAGGATGATTTTGTGCAGGTGAAGATTGGTGATACGGGCTGTGGCATTGCTGAGAAGCATATGAGCCAGATCTTCACTCCATTCTTTACCACAAAGGCTCCAGGGAAGGGCACAGGGCTGGGCCTTGCCAACTGTTACAGCATCGTGGACAAGATGCGCGGGAGAATCCGTGTTCGTAGTGAAGTAAGAAAGGGTTCTGAGTTCACTACCATATTCCCCCTCAATGAGGAGAGCAAGGAGGTCATCAAATTCTCTTTGGTGGAAGACCATCATGGGATGAATGATGTCTTCTTCATCCAGAGAAAGGTACTGGTGGGTGAGAAGGGGTATATCGAGGAGTCAATCCACCGGAAGGTGGATGAGAAGGCAATGCATATTCTTGCATTCAAGGGTTTGCAACCTGTTGGAACGGTCTCCCTCATGACCAGCGAGCATTTCTGGCCGCTCCCCATTTCCAAGTATTTTGACATTGAACCAGTCCTGAAGACCAAGAAGTGTGCTGAAATCATCCGCCTTGCAGTACTTCCTGAGATGCGGAACACCTCTGCTTCCATCGGTCTGATCATCCTGGTTTTCTTGCTGGCTCGTGCAGTCGGTATAGAGGAGCTGATCATCGACGTGTTTGCTGACGATACCAAGACCAAGAAGCTGTACAAGAAGTTTGGTTTTGTGGAGGTTGGATCCTATAATTCTCCCTCTGAGGTGACGGTATTGGTCTTGCAGAGCAAATCCACGTTGGAGAAGGATAGGTCGCAGCTCAGGCATTTCGTCCGTCCCCTGTTCCAACGCCTGAGGACGATGTTCGACCTCGGTCCATATAACCAGGCGGTACATCAGGAGATGGATAGGATTCTCAGTGCCGACGCCGAGGAAGAAGCAGAAGAGCAGATTGGCTGA
- a CDS encoding histidine kinase N-terminal 7TM domain-containing protein, giving the protein MIIDVSTIIPAVAFVLYVSFVIFGFLQYQKDRFYWSFQLYMIFVAIWSFGSLMMHLNSHILTPIFWNRIMLIGLLSVPYALCNFIVDILEIKNKSIRLFLKLSYLLLIPLMYLNFTGNIVSDAGFTSDNIFYYELASGSMSAYSLSYAYLILTLVMLLVASKRTESP; this is encoded by the coding sequence ATGATCATTGATGTTTCCACCATTATCCCCGCCGTGGCGTTCGTTCTGTACGTGTCCTTTGTTATCTTTGGATTTCTCCAGTACCAGAAAGATCGCTTCTATTGGTCATTCCAACTCTATATGATTTTTGTGGCCATCTGGAGTTTCGGTTCCTTGATGATGCACCTCAACAGTCATATACTCACGCCGATCTTCTGGAACCGTATCATGCTCATCGGCCTCCTGAGTGTCCCCTATGCACTGTGCAACTTCATTGTGGATATCCTGGAGATCAAGAACAAGTCCATCAGGTTATTTCTCAAGCTGAGTTATCTGCTGCTCATTCCCCTCATGTACCTCAACTTCACCGGAAACATTGTAAGCGATGCTGGTTTCACCAGTGACAATATTTTTTACTATGAATTGGCTTCCGGATCGATGAGTGCTTATTCACTAAGCTATGCATACCTCATCCTTACACTGGTAATGCTCCTGGTTGCCAGCAAGAGAACGGAGTCTCCATAA
- a CDS encoding HD domain-containing phosphohydrolase, producing MTRHIVTTDDDPAIRKILRIMLKKAGYEVTTCENGDELLHILSNTPTPIDLMLLDIKMPGLTGFEILERVARRYPSIPVVMLTAFNDLDTGMKAIRLGAVDYLTKPIRQEELYTCVHRVLEKSDAAQRQKEIDDENHAIRMKLEAELRRTKNTLQHSIISTLEAFSETIEQKDPYTKGHCNRVRTLAVALAKAMNLNEETLQVIEGGALLHDIGKISIPEEILNKNGKLTGEEYSLIKTHPEAGVRIITHIPSFKQYIPIIRSHHERIDGRGYPDNMEGKDIPLDVKIVSLADAFDAMTSSRAYRSALPTELAVEELKINAGTQFDADLVDIFIENELYLL from the coding sequence ATGACTAGACATATTGTAACAACTGATGACGATCCTGCTATCCGAAAGATTCTACGGATTATGCTGAAAAAAGCCGGGTATGAGGTAACCACTTGTGAGAACGGTGATGAATTGCTTCACATACTCTCCAATACACCTACCCCAATAGATCTTATGTTGCTGGATATCAAAATGCCGGGACTCACTGGGTTTGAGATCCTTGAACGAGTTGCAAGAAGATACCCATCCATCCCCGTTGTGATGCTCACAGCGTTCAATGATCTCGATACCGGCATGAAGGCCATCAGGTTGGGTGCTGTGGACTACCTCACCAAGCCAATCCGCCAGGAAGAGCTCTACACCTGTGTTCACAGGGTATTGGAGAAATCGGATGCGGCACAGAGGCAGAAAGAGATTGATGACGAGAATCATGCCATCAGGATGAAGCTTGAGGCTGAACTGAGACGAACGAAGAATACGTTGCAGCACTCAATCATTTCCACCCTTGAAGCCTTCAGTGAGACCATCGAACAGAAGGATCCCTATACCAAGGGGCATTGCAACAGGGTCAGGACGCTCGCTGTCGCCCTGGCAAAGGCTATGAACCTGAATGAGGAAACACTCCAGGTTATTGAAGGTGGAGCTCTGTTGCATGATATTGGCAAAATCAGCATCCCTGAGGAGATCCTGAACAAGAATGGAAAACTCACAGGAGAAGAATACTCACTCATAAAGACGCACCCTGAGGCCGGGGTGCGTATTATTACACACATCCCATCATTCAAACAGTATATCCCGATCATCCGTTCCCACCATGAGAGAATCGATGGCCGGGGCTATCCAGACAACATGGAGGGTAAGGATATCCCTCTGGATGTCAAGATTGTAAGCCTTGCGGATGCATTCGATGCCATGACCAGCAGTCGTGCATACCGCTCTGCCCTTCCCACTGAACTTGCAGTGGAAGAGCTCAAGATCAATGCAGGGACACAGTTTGATGCTGATCTGGTGGATATTTTCATTGAAAACGAACTGTATTTATTATGA
- a CDS encoding macro domain-containing protein has protein sequence MPFFLVRNDITKMETDAIVNAANTALLMGGGVCGAIFKAAGVHEMTEACSPLSPIKTGEAVITPGFALPARFVIHTAGPVYDDGKSGERDLLQQCYHNSLLLAVEHHCSSIAFPLISSGIFGYPKQEAIEVARSTIEDFLADHELTVYLVLFDKESVLAETQLHRSIEQYIDEHYVKEQTEERRLLEVEISSLDHVEILRAPTLTDALSNLDDPFSDYLLSLIQAKGKTEVEVYKKANIDRKLFSKIRTGGGYVPSKRTVIALAIALELTLDEVDNLLENAGYALSHSSIFDVIIEYFIVHKQYKILEINEVLFSYDQPLLGSQ, from the coding sequence ATGCCATTCTTTCTCGTACGTAATGATATAACCAAGATGGAAACTGATGCCATCGTCAATGCTGCCAATACTGCGTTGCTGATGGGCGGTGGAGTGTGTGGAGCAATCTTTAAAGCAGCAGGTGTACACGAGATGACGGAAGCGTGTTCCCCGCTCTCCCCGATCAAGACTGGAGAGGCTGTCATCACCCCAGGGTTTGCTCTTCCTGCGCGATTTGTCATTCATACTGCAGGTCCCGTCTATGATGATGGGAAAAGCGGAGAGAGAGACCTGCTTCAGCAGTGCTACCATAACAGCCTCCTTCTAGCAGTAGAACACCACTGTTCATCAATTGCCTTCCCCCTGATCAGCAGCGGTATCTTTGGCTACCCGAAACAGGAGGCAATAGAGGTTGCGAGGTCTACCATAGAGGACTTTCTTGCAGATCATGAGCTCACAGTCTATCTGGTTCTGTTCGATAAGGAATCTGTTCTTGCAGAAACACAGCTTCATCGCTCAATCGAGCAGTATATTGATGAACACTATGTCAAGGAACAGACGGAAGAGAGAAGACTTCTCGAGGTTGAAATATCTTCCCTTGATCATGTAGAAATTTTACGTGCGCCCACTCTTACGGATGCACTCTCCAATCTTGATGATCCGTTCTCCGATTACTTGCTATCCTTGATACAGGCAAAAGGAAAAACAGAAGTTGAGGTCTACAAGAAGGCGAACATCGACCGAAAGCTATTCTCAAAGATTCGAACAGGGGGTGGCTACGTACCCAGCAAACGTACGGTAATAGCCTTGGCAATAGCATTGGAGCTTACGCTTGATGAGGTTGACAACCTTCTGGAAAATGCAGGTTATGCACTTTCTCACAGTAGTATTTTCGATGTTATCATCGAGTATTTCATCGTACATAAGCAATACAAGATCCTTGAGATCAACGAAGTCCTCTTCTCTTACGACCAACCACTGCTTGGTTCCCAGTAA
- a CDS encoding DUF2779 domain-containing protein, whose protein sequence is MARERYLTKSRFKLATECPTKLFYTGKECYANQNLDDSFLLALADGGFQVGELAKCYFPGGHEIKSLDYGQALKETNDLLQTDSVILYEAAIATGNLFIRADILVKEGKKIRLYEVKAKSFNPGGPHPFTNRDGTISATWKPYLYDVAFQKYVLSLAFPHYKISAHLMMADKSAVCPTDGLNQKFRLIKDETGRKGVTIADTLTQDDLTPPILCTVPVDAECERIYQSQHEVNNTSLQFSQYVEFLADSYSTDTKIHTPIASKCAACEFHTTDDNEESNLKSGKKECWREVLGWSDEDLACQTVLDVWNFRRKDDLIEDGIIKMDDISEGDIHPKPDTKPGISASERQWLQIQKYKTKDSSPWLDKENLMKEMKSWVFPLHFIDFETTMVAIPFNAGLHPYEGVAFQFSHHIVRYDGTVEHAGEYLNTERGVFPNYEFIRALKEQLDHDQGSIFRYSNHENTFLNLIYQQLTSYTGVIPDKEQLLSFIKTITHATGKSSEQWAGERDMVDLWEVVKRYYYDPATNGSNSIKQVLPAILNSSTLLQEKYSKPIYGMEGGIKSTNFKDWQWVKIKDGKVTDPYKLLPRMFQDVSEKDLEILSSDDELREGGAALTAYARMQFEEMSDYERSEIQKALLKYCELDTMAMVMIWEGLKDLCH, encoded by the coding sequence ATGGCAAGAGAAAGGTATCTGACAAAATCCCGATTCAAGCTGGCAACTGAATGCCCAACAAAGCTCTTCTATACAGGGAAAGAGTGCTATGCGAACCAGAATCTTGATGACAGTTTTCTACTTGCCCTGGCAGATGGGGGATTTCAGGTTGGGGAGCTCGCAAAATGCTATTTCCCAGGTGGCCATGAGATCAAGAGCCTTGACTATGGGCAAGCGCTCAAGGAAACCAATGATCTGCTGCAGACCGACAGTGTCATACTCTATGAAGCAGCCATTGCAACCGGGAACCTGTTTATACGCGCTGATATCTTGGTCAAAGAGGGCAAGAAAATCAGGCTCTATGAGGTAAAGGCCAAATCATTCAATCCTGGGGGACCACACCCTTTTACCAACCGAGATGGAACGATCAGTGCAACATGGAAGCCGTATCTCTATGATGTGGCATTTCAGAAGTATGTGCTTTCCCTAGCTTTCCCGCACTATAAGATATCAGCACATCTTATGATGGCTGACAAATCTGCTGTTTGCCCGACCGATGGATTGAACCAGAAGTTCCGGCTCATCAAAGATGAAACAGGACGAAAGGGTGTCACCATAGCAGATACCCTTACCCAGGATGACCTAACACCCCCGATTCTCTGCACCGTACCTGTGGACGCTGAATGCGAGAGAATCTATCAGAGTCAGCATGAGGTCAACAACACCTCTCTTCAGTTCTCCCAATATGTTGAGTTCTTGGCAGATTCCTATAGTACCGATACAAAGATACATACCCCCATTGCCTCGAAATGCGCTGCATGTGAGTTCCACACTACCGATGACAATGAAGAATCGAATCTCAAGAGCGGGAAGAAAGAGTGCTGGAGAGAGGTTCTTGGATGGAGCGATGAAGATCTTGCATGCCAGACTGTCTTGGATGTCTGGAACTTCAGGAGAAAGGACGATCTGATTGAAGATGGTATCATCAAGATGGATGACATCAGTGAGGGTGATATTCATCCAAAACCCGATACAAAACCAGGAATCTCAGCAAGTGAACGACAATGGCTGCAGATTCAAAAGTACAAAACAAAAGACTCTTCTCCTTGGCTTGATAAAGAGAACCTGATGAAGGAAATGAAGAGCTGGGTTTTCCCCCTTCACTTCATCGACTTCGAGACTACCATGGTTGCTATCCCATTCAATGCAGGTCTCCACCCCTATGAAGGAGTTGCATTTCAGTTTTCCCATCATATCGTTCGCTATGATGGTACTGTTGAACATGCTGGAGAGTATCTGAACACAGAACGCGGGGTATTTCCCAATTACGAGTTTATACGGGCACTGAAAGAACAGTTGGACCATGACCAGGGAAGCATTTTTCGCTACTCCAACCATGAAAATACATTCCTAAATTTGATCTATCAGCAACTCACCTCTTATACAGGAGTCATTCCTGACAAAGAGCAACTCCTGAGCTTCATCAAGACCATCACCCATGCAACAGGCAAGTCTTCTGAGCAGTGGGCAGGAGAAAGAGATATGGTTGATCTGTGGGAAGTTGTGAAACGTTACTATTATGATCCAGCTACAAATGGGTCAAATTCCATCAAACAGGTACTCCCAGCAATACTGAATAGCTCGACCTTATTGCAAGAGAAATACTCCAAGCCAATCTATGGGATGGAGGGAGGGATTAAGAGTACTAATTTCAAAGATTGGCAATGGGTCAAGATTAAGGATGGAAAGGTAACTGACCCCTACAAGTTGCTACCAAGGATGTTCCAGGATGTCTCTGAGAAGGATCTTGAAATTTTGAGCAGTGATGATGAACTCAGGGAAGGGGGTGCCGCTCTCACCGCATATGCAAGAATGCAGTTCGAGGAGATGTCAGACTACGAACGTAGCGAAATACAGAAGGCTCTTCTGAAGTACTGCGAATTGGATACGATGGCGATGGTCATGATCTGGGAAGGATTGAAAGATCTCTGCCACTAG
- a CDS encoding type II toxin-antitoxin system HipA family toxin yields MKPYTAVKTLLVKINFGNETIPVGRLALRDRRIYFSYELSFLEQGLEISPFSLPLQVGVKTFDLSLFEGLPGVFNDSLPDGWGRLLLDRFVRSQGVLPSELSPLDRLAMIGSQGLGALVYEPEYDVPFDGGPVDLNVVASQAQEVFVGSSSEVVGRLLSLNGSSSGARPKALIGVSENKERILHGKESFTAGYEPWLVKFPNTQDGIDAGAIEYVYALMAKQSGILMPEVHLFSAHEGPGYFAAKRFDRNGANRLHMHTASGLLHADFRFPALDYQDLLNLTSMLTRDVREVEKMYRLAVFNVLAHNRDDHAKNFSFLMDAHGKWTLSPAYDLTFSSGPGGEQSTMVMGEGRSPDVEHLLRLGLNAKLSKQQIPSIIDQTRSALSGWNKLARQYGVSNENITHIAKQISQ; encoded by the coding sequence ATGAAACCTTACACAGCGGTGAAGACCCTACTCGTGAAGATCAATTTTGGTAATGAAACCATTCCTGTTGGTCGTCTGGCATTGCGAGATCGTCGTATCTACTTCTCTTATGAACTGTCTTTCCTCGAACAAGGCCTTGAAATCTCTCCATTCTCTCTTCCCTTGCAAGTAGGTGTGAAGACTTTCGACCTTAGTTTGTTTGAAGGATTGCCTGGTGTATTCAATGACAGTCTTCCTGACGGTTGGGGTAGGCTTCTCCTAGATCGTTTCGTTCGCTCTCAAGGTGTCTTGCCATCAGAGCTTTCTCCCTTGGATCGATTGGCAATGATTGGATCACAAGGCCTAGGCGCATTGGTATATGAACCTGAGTATGATGTTCCTTTTGATGGTGGGCCAGTTGACTTGAACGTTGTTGCATCACAGGCACAAGAAGTATTTGTGGGATCCTCCTCAGAGGTTGTAGGCCGTCTTCTTTCGTTGAATGGATCCTCCTCTGGCGCACGACCAAAGGCATTAATTGGTGTTTCTGAGAACAAAGAGCGAATTCTTCATGGAAAAGAATCATTTACCGCGGGGTATGAGCCTTGGTTGGTGAAATTTCCAAACACACAAGATGGTATCGATGCTGGTGCTATTGAGTATGTGTATGCCTTGATGGCAAAGCAGTCGGGCATACTAATGCCCGAAGTTCACTTGTTCTCAGCCCATGAAGGGCCGGGGTATTTTGCTGCCAAGCGGTTTGATCGAAATGGGGCTAATCGTTTGCATATGCATACTGCTAGTGGGTTGTTACATGCTGATTTTCGCTTTCCCGCACTTGATTACCAAGACTTGCTGAATCTTACATCCATGTTGACCAGGGATGTCCGGGAGGTAGAGAAAATGTATCGTCTTGCAGTATTCAACGTCCTGGCACATAATCGTGATGATCACGCGAAAAACTTTAGCTTCCTCATGGATGCACACGGAAAGTGGACACTTTCTCCGGCTTATGACCTTACCTTCTCCTCCGGCCCAGGAGGGGAGCAAAGTACCATGGTCATGGGGGAAGGCAGGTCTCCTGATGTAGAGCATCTTCTCAGGTTGGGTCTTAATGCCAAGCTTTCGAAGCAGCAGATTCCTTCAATCATTGACCAGACTCGTTCAGCGCTATCAGGGTGGAATAAGCTTGCAAGGCAATATGGCGTGAGTAATGAGAATATCACTCATATTGCAAAACAGATCAGTCAGTAG
- a CDS encoding helix-turn-helix transcriptional regulator → MIALISPSIAQKKIAQNLKERRLQMNLTQEGLSVRSGVPLATLRKFEQQGVISFESLLKLMMVLGMLESMVAATKVSQTSFSSIDEVIALETLPKRKRGRKA, encoded by the coding sequence ATGATAGCACTTATAAGTCCATCAATAGCCCAGAAGAAGATTGCACAGAACCTGAAAGAGCGCAGATTGCAAATGAACTTGACCCAAGAAGGGTTGTCAGTTCGCTCGGGAGTTCCCTTGGCAACCCTACGTAAGTTTGAACAACAAGGCGTTATATCTTTTGAATCGCTCTTGAAGCTTATGATGGTGCTGGGTATGTTGGAATCTATGGTTGCAGCCACTAAGGTTTCACAAACCTCATTCTCCTCAATAGATGAAGTCATCGCATTGGAAACTTTGCCAAAGCGGAAGCGGGGAAGGAAAGCATGA
- a CDS encoding DUF2075 domain-containing protein yields the protein MLVYEGDKQQFLSDVQDNSIDQKIEMNMWNRLHKRVSSSEEQSWRNSLNYMQNVLLDSEIPDTSGVAIEFGIPNTNKRVDFILTGLDKANKHNAVIVELKQWSKVEPVPYVDQLLEAEIIDVQTRFSHGQQVVHHPSYQAWSYRSLISNFNANVHAIPIHLESCAYLHNYVPSEDDPLKQHYFQSLLDESPVFYRSDVMKLREFIKKYIHTGDAKQTLYYIDNGEIRPSKSLQDALSAMLRGKEEFILIDEQKIVYEQMLSFARRSKEDGKKRVFIVQGGPGTGKTVVAINLLVQLINDDQVCAYVTKNSAPRKVFEAKLRSGAFKRNNISSLFKGSTVFVDADTNDFGTLIVDEAHRLNKRSQQGPKVTGEDQIKEIINASRCSVFFIDEDQRVTAQDYGDRAQILYWAKAFNAEVQEGRLLSQFRCNGSDGYLSWLDGVLGIQEETANPTLEGIDYDFRVVENPNELRRLIEERNREDDKARIVAGYCWDWVSKNNPDSVPDITIDDFSMYWNLSSDGTYAISKGSINQVGCIHTTQGLEFSYVGVIIGDDLRFEKGNVISDYTKRARTDQSLKGLKGPIKKGDQEAMKTADIIIRNTYRTLMSRGMKGCYVYCTNTELAHFLKTRIAGYGEEEESPLLAAEREE from the coding sequence ATGCTCGTATACGAAGGGGATAAGCAGCAATTCTTATCTGACGTCCAGGATAATTCAATCGACCAGAAGATTGAAATGAATATGTGGAACAGGCTTCACAAAAGAGTCAGCTCAAGTGAAGAACAGTCCTGGCGTAACTCATTGAACTACATGCAGAATGTGTTACTCGATTCCGAGATTCCTGACACCTCCGGTGTAGCTATAGAATTTGGAATACCCAATACCAATAAACGAGTTGATTTCATCCTTACGGGATTAGACAAAGCGAACAAACACAATGCCGTGATCGTAGAGCTGAAGCAGTGGAGTAAGGTTGAACCTGTCCCCTATGTCGACCAACTTCTGGAGGCGGAGATCATCGATGTTCAGACACGTTTCTCCCATGGACAACAAGTAGTACACCATCCCTCATACCAAGCATGGTCCTACCGTTCCCTTATCTCCAATTTCAACGCAAATGTCCATGCGATTCCTATCCATTTAGAGAGCTGTGCGTATTTGCACAACTATGTACCATCCGAAGATGACCCACTGAAACAGCACTACTTTCAGAGCCTTCTTGATGAATCACCAGTCTTTTACCGTAGTGATGTAATGAAGCTTAGGGAGTTTATCAAGAAGTACATCCATACAGGGGATGCAAAGCAAACCTTGTACTACATCGATAATGGTGAGATACGGCCCTCCAAGAGCCTGCAAGACGCTCTCTCTGCAATGCTGAGAGGGAAAGAGGAGTTCATACTCATAGACGAACAAAAGATAGTCTATGAGCAGATGCTCTCCTTTGCTCGCAGAAGTAAAGAGGACGGGAAGAAACGGGTTTTCATTGTACAAGGGGGACCTGGAACGGGGAAGACAGTAGTTGCCATCAACCTTCTTGTGCAGTTGATCAATGATGACCAGGTGTGTGCATACGTGACAAAGAACAGTGCTCCCCGTAAGGTGTTTGAGGCAAAACTCCGCTCTGGCGCATTCAAGAGAAATAATATCAGCAGCTTGTTCAAAGGTTCTACGGTATTTGTTGATGCAGATACCAATGACTTCGGCACCCTCATTGTTGATGAAGCCCACCGACTCAACAAACGGTCCCAACAGGGACCGAAGGTTACCGGTGAAGATCAGATCAAGGAGATCATCAACGCAAGCAGGTGCAGCGTGTTCTTTATTGATGAAGACCAGCGCGTTACTGCACAAGATTATGGTGACCGGGCTCAAATTCTCTATTGGGCCAAAGCATTCAATGCAGAGGTGCAAGAGGGGAGGCTTCTCTCCCAGTTCCGTTGCAATGGTTCTGACGGATATCTTTCATGGCTTGATGGAGTACTGGGAATCCAGGAAGAGACAGCCAATCCCACCTTGGAAGGTATCGACTATGACTTCCGGGTAGTGGAAAATCCCAATGAACTGCGTAGGCTTATTGAAGAGAGAAATAGGGAAGATGATAAAGCCAGGATTGTAGCAGGGTACTGTTGGGATTGGGTGAGTAAGAACAATCCAGATTCAGTTCCAGATATTACCATTGATGACTTTTCCATGTACTGGAACCTCAGCAGTGATGGCACCTATGCAATTTCCAAAGGGTCGATCAACCAAGTTGGCTGTATCCATACCACCCAAGGACTTGAATTCAGCTATGTCGGGGTGATCATAGGGGATGACCTCCGATTTGAAAAGGGGAATGTCATCTCTGATTACACCAAGCGAGCAAGAACCGACCAATCACTGAAAGGATTGAAAGGACCTATCAAGAAGGGTGATCAGGAGGCAATGAAAACAGCCGACATCATCATCCGCAATACCTACCGCACACTCATGAGCCGGGGGATGAAAGGCTGTTATGTCTATTGCACGAATACAGAGCTTGCTCACTTCTTGAAAACCAGAATAGCTGGGTATGGAGAAGAAGAGGAAAGTCCCTTGTTGGCAGCTGAAAGGGAAGAATAG